A genomic window from Bubalus bubalis isolate 160015118507 breed Murrah chromosome 11, NDDB_SH_1, whole genome shotgun sequence includes:
- the GABPB1 gene encoding GA-binding protein subunit beta-1 isoform X4, producing MKMSLVDLGKKLLEAARAGQDDEVRILMANGAPFTTDWLGTSPLHLAAQYGHYSTTEVLLRAGVSRDARTKVDRTPLHMAASEGHASIVEVLLKHGADVNAKDMLKMTALHWATEHNHQEVVELLIKYGADVHTQSKFCKTAFDISIDNGNEDLAEILQIAMQNQINTNPESPDTVTIHAATPQFIIGPGGVVNLTDETGVSAVQFGNSSTSVLATLAALAEASAPLSNSSETPVVATEEVVTAESVDGAIQQVVSSGGQQVITIVTDGIQLGNLHSIPTSGIGQPIIVTMPDGQQVLTVPATDIAEETVISEEPPAKRQCIEIIENRVESAEIEEREALQKQLDEANREAQKYRQQLLKKEQEAEAYRQKLEAMTRLQTNKEAV from the exons CTGGGAACTTCTCCACTTCATCTGGCAGCACAGTATGGACATTATTCCACCACAGAAGTACTACTCCGAGCTGGTGTAAGTAGAGATGCCAGAACCAAAGTGGACCGAACGCCATTGCATATGGCCGCCTCTGAGGGCCACGCCAGCATAGTGGAAGTTTTGCTTAAG catGGTGCTGATGTTAATGCAAAGGACATGTTGAAGATGACAGCTTTACATTGGGCCACGGAACACAATCATCAAGAGGTGGTGGAACTTTTAATCAAATATGGTGCTGATGTACACACGCAAAGTAAATTTTGTAAAACTGCATTTGATATTTCAATAGACAATGGAAATGAAGATTTAGCAGAAATACTACAG ATTGCTATGCAGAACCAAATCAACACAAACCCAGAGAGTCCCGACACTGTGACGATACATGCTGCAACACCGCAGTTTATCATTGGACCTGGAGGGGTGGTGAACCTAACAG ATGAAACGGGTGTGTCTGCTGTTCAGTTTGGAAACTCCTCTACATCAGTATTAGCTACGTTAGCTGCCTTAGCTGAAGCATCTGCTCCACTGTCCAATTCTTCCGAAACTCCAG tagtggcTACGGAGGAAGTAGTTACTGCAGAATCTGTGGATGGTGCAATTCAGCAAGTAGTTAGTTCAGGGGGTCAGCAAGTCATCACAATAGTTACAGATGGAATTCAGCTTGGAAATTTGCACTCCATTCCAACAAGTGGAATAGGTCAGCCCATCATTGTGACCATGCCAGATGGACAACAAG tattAACAGTACCAGCAACGGACATTGCTGAAGAAACTGTTATAAGTGAAGAACCGCCAGCCAAAAGACAATGTATTGAAATAATTGAAAACCGGGTGGAGTCTGCAGAAATAGAA gAGAGAGAAGCTCTTCAGAAACAGCTGGATGAAGCTAATCGAGAAGCACAGAAATACCGACAACAACTTCTAAAGAAAGAACAGGAAGCAGAGGCCTACAGACAGAAATTAGAAGCTATGACGCGTCTTCAGACTAATAAAGAAGCTGTTTAA
- the GABPB1 gene encoding GA-binding protein subunit beta-1 isoform X3, protein MSLVDLGKKLLEAARAGQDDEVRILMANGAPFTTDWLGTSPLHLAAQYGHYSTTEVLLRAGVSRDARTKVDRTPLHMAASEGHASIVEVLLKHGADVNAKDMLKMTALHWATEHNHQEVVELLIKYGADVHTQSKFCKTAFDISIDNGNEDLAEILQIAMQNQINTNPESPDTVTIHAATPQFIIGPGGVVNLTGLVSSENSSKATDETGVSAVQFGNSSTSVLATLAALAEASAPLSNSSETPVVATEEVVTAESVDGAIQQVVSSGGQQVITIVTDGIQLGNLHSIPTSGIGQPIIVTMPDGQQVLTVPATDIAEETVISEEPPAKRQCIEIIENRVESAEIEEREALQKQLDEANREAQKYRQQLLKKEQEAEAYRQKLEAMTRLQTNKEAV, encoded by the exons CTGGGAACTTCTCCACTTCATCTGGCAGCACAGTATGGACATTATTCCACCACAGAAGTACTACTCCGAGCTGGTGTAAGTAGAGATGCCAGAACCAAAGTGGACCGAACGCCATTGCATATGGCCGCCTCTGAGGGCCACGCCAGCATAGTGGAAGTTTTGCTTAAG catGGTGCTGATGTTAATGCAAAGGACATGTTGAAGATGACAGCTTTACATTGGGCCACGGAACACAATCATCAAGAGGTGGTGGAACTTTTAATCAAATATGGTGCTGATGTACACACGCAAAGTAAATTTTGTAAAACTGCATTTGATATTTCAATAGACAATGGAAATGAAGATTTAGCAGAAATACTACAG ATTGCTATGCAGAACCAAATCAACACAAACCCAGAGAGTCCCGACACTGTGACGATACATGCTGCAACACCGCAGTTTATCATTGGACCTGGAGGGGTGGTGAACCTAACAGGTCTGGTATCTTCAGAAAATTCATCCAAGGCAACAG ATGAAACGGGTGTGTCTGCTGTTCAGTTTGGAAACTCCTCTACATCAGTATTAGCTACGTTAGCTGCCTTAGCTGAAGCATCTGCTCCACTGTCCAATTCTTCCGAAACTCCAG tagtggcTACGGAGGAAGTAGTTACTGCAGAATCTGTGGATGGTGCAATTCAGCAAGTAGTTAGTTCAGGGGGTCAGCAAGTCATCACAATAGTTACAGATGGAATTCAGCTTGGAAATTTGCACTCCATTCCAACAAGTGGAATAGGTCAGCCCATCATTGTGACCATGCCAGATGGACAACAAG tattAACAGTACCAGCAACGGACATTGCTGAAGAAACTGTTATAAGTGAAGAACCGCCAGCCAAAAGACAATGTATTGAAATAATTGAAAACCGGGTGGAGTCTGCAGAAATAGAA gAGAGAGAAGCTCTTCAGAAACAGCTGGATGAAGCTAATCGAGAAGCACAGAAATACCGACAACAACTTCTAAAGAAAGAACAGGAAGCAGAGGCCTACAGACAGAAATTAGAAGCTATGACGCGTCTTCAGACTAATAAAGAAGCTGTTTAA
- the GABPB1 gene encoding GA-binding protein subunit beta-1 isoform X1 has product MKMSLVDLGKKLLEAARAGQDDEVRILMANGAPFTTDWLGTSPLHLAAQYGHYSTTEVLLRAGVSRDARTKVDRTPLHMAASEGHASIVEVLLKHGADVNAKDMLKMTALHWATEHNHQEVVELLIKYGADVHTQSKFCKTAFDISIDNGNEDLAEILQIAMQNQINTNPESPDTVTIHAATPQFIIGPGGVVNLTGLVSSENSSKATDETGVSAVQFGNSSTSVLATLAALAEASAPLSNSSETPVVATEEVVTAESVDGAIQQVVSSGGQQVITIVTDGIQLGNLHSIPTSGIGQPIIVTMPDGQQVLTVPATDIAEETVISEEPPAKRQCIEIIENRVESAEIEEREALQKQLDEANREAQKYRQQLLKKEQEAEAYRQKLEAMTRLQTNKEAV; this is encoded by the exons CTGGGAACTTCTCCACTTCATCTGGCAGCACAGTATGGACATTATTCCACCACAGAAGTACTACTCCGAGCTGGTGTAAGTAGAGATGCCAGAACCAAAGTGGACCGAACGCCATTGCATATGGCCGCCTCTGAGGGCCACGCCAGCATAGTGGAAGTTTTGCTTAAG catGGTGCTGATGTTAATGCAAAGGACATGTTGAAGATGACAGCTTTACATTGGGCCACGGAACACAATCATCAAGAGGTGGTGGAACTTTTAATCAAATATGGTGCTGATGTACACACGCAAAGTAAATTTTGTAAAACTGCATTTGATATTTCAATAGACAATGGAAATGAAGATTTAGCAGAAATACTACAG ATTGCTATGCAGAACCAAATCAACACAAACCCAGAGAGTCCCGACACTGTGACGATACATGCTGCAACACCGCAGTTTATCATTGGACCTGGAGGGGTGGTGAACCTAACAGGTCTGGTATCTTCAGAAAATTCATCCAAGGCAACAG ATGAAACGGGTGTGTCTGCTGTTCAGTTTGGAAACTCCTCTACATCAGTATTAGCTACGTTAGCTGCCTTAGCTGAAGCATCTGCTCCACTGTCCAATTCTTCCGAAACTCCAG tagtggcTACGGAGGAAGTAGTTACTGCAGAATCTGTGGATGGTGCAATTCAGCAAGTAGTTAGTTCAGGGGGTCAGCAAGTCATCACAATAGTTACAGATGGAATTCAGCTTGGAAATTTGCACTCCATTCCAACAAGTGGAATAGGTCAGCCCATCATTGTGACCATGCCAGATGGACAACAAG tattAACAGTACCAGCAACGGACATTGCTGAAGAAACTGTTATAAGTGAAGAACCGCCAGCCAAAAGACAATGTATTGAAATAATTGAAAACCGGGTGGAGTCTGCAGAAATAGAA gAGAGAGAAGCTCTTCAGAAACAGCTGGATGAAGCTAATCGAGAAGCACAGAAATACCGACAACAACTTCTAAAGAAAGAACAGGAAGCAGAGGCCTACAGACAGAAATTAGAAGCTATGACGCGTCTTCAGACTAATAAAGAAGCTGTTTAA
- the GABPB1 gene encoding GA-binding protein subunit beta-1 isoform X2, with product MKMSLVDLGKKLLEAARAGQDDEVRILMANGAPFTTDWLGTSPLHLAAQYGHYSTTEVLLRAGVSRDARTKVDRTPLHMAASEGHASIVEVLLKHGADVNAKDMLKMTALHWATEHNHQEVVELLIKYGADVHTQSKFCKTAFDISIDNGNEDLAEILQIAMQNQINTNPESPDTVTIHAATPQFIIGPGGVVNLTGLVSSENSSKATDETGVSAVQFGNSSTSVLATLAALAEASAPLSNSSETPVATEEVVTAESVDGAIQQVVSSGGQQVITIVTDGIQLGNLHSIPTSGIGQPIIVTMPDGQQVLTVPATDIAEETVISEEPPAKRQCIEIIENRVESAEIEEREALQKQLDEANREAQKYRQQLLKKEQEAEAYRQKLEAMTRLQTNKEAV from the exons CTGGGAACTTCTCCACTTCATCTGGCAGCACAGTATGGACATTATTCCACCACAGAAGTACTACTCCGAGCTGGTGTAAGTAGAGATGCCAGAACCAAAGTGGACCGAACGCCATTGCATATGGCCGCCTCTGAGGGCCACGCCAGCATAGTGGAAGTTTTGCTTAAG catGGTGCTGATGTTAATGCAAAGGACATGTTGAAGATGACAGCTTTACATTGGGCCACGGAACACAATCATCAAGAGGTGGTGGAACTTTTAATCAAATATGGTGCTGATGTACACACGCAAAGTAAATTTTGTAAAACTGCATTTGATATTTCAATAGACAATGGAAATGAAGATTTAGCAGAAATACTACAG ATTGCTATGCAGAACCAAATCAACACAAACCCAGAGAGTCCCGACACTGTGACGATACATGCTGCAACACCGCAGTTTATCATTGGACCTGGAGGGGTGGTGAACCTAACAGGTCTGGTATCTTCAGAAAATTCATCCAAGGCAACAG ATGAAACGGGTGTGTCTGCTGTTCAGTTTGGAAACTCCTCTACATCAGTATTAGCTACGTTAGCTGCCTTAGCTGAAGCATCTGCTCCACTGTCCAATTCTTCCGAAACTCCAG tggcTACGGAGGAAGTAGTTACTGCAGAATCTGTGGATGGTGCAATTCAGCAAGTAGTTAGTTCAGGGGGTCAGCAAGTCATCACAATAGTTACAGATGGAATTCAGCTTGGAAATTTGCACTCCATTCCAACAAGTGGAATAGGTCAGCCCATCATTGTGACCATGCCAGATGGACAACAAG tattAACAGTACCAGCAACGGACATTGCTGAAGAAACTGTTATAAGTGAAGAACCGCCAGCCAAAAGACAATGTATTGAAATAATTGAAAACCGGGTGGAGTCTGCAGAAATAGAA gAGAGAGAAGCTCTTCAGAAACAGCTGGATGAAGCTAATCGAGAAGCACAGAAATACCGACAACAACTTCTAAAGAAAGAACAGGAAGCAGAGGCCTACAGACAGAAATTAGAAGCTATGACGCGTCTTCAGACTAATAAAGAAGCTGTTTAA
- the GABPB1 gene encoding GA-binding protein subunit beta-1 isoform X5: protein MKMSLVDLGKKLLEAARAGQDDEVRILMANGAPFTTDWLGTSPLHLAAQYGHYSTTEVLLRAGVSRDARTKVDRTPLHMAASEGHASIVEVLLKHGADVNAKDMLKMTALHWATEHNHQEVVELLIKYGADVHTQSKFCKTAFDISIDNGNEDLAEILQIAMQNQINTNPESPDTVTIHAATPQFIIGPGGVVNLTDETGVSAVQFGNSSTSVLATLAALAEASAPLSNSSETPVATEEVVTAESVDGAIQQVVSSGGQQVITIVTDGIQLGNLHSIPTSGIGQPIIVTMPDGQQVLTVPATDIAEETVISEEPPAKRQCIEIIENRVESAEIEEREALQKQLDEANREAQKYRQQLLKKEQEAEAYRQKLEAMTRLQTNKEAV from the exons CTGGGAACTTCTCCACTTCATCTGGCAGCACAGTATGGACATTATTCCACCACAGAAGTACTACTCCGAGCTGGTGTAAGTAGAGATGCCAGAACCAAAGTGGACCGAACGCCATTGCATATGGCCGCCTCTGAGGGCCACGCCAGCATAGTGGAAGTTTTGCTTAAG catGGTGCTGATGTTAATGCAAAGGACATGTTGAAGATGACAGCTTTACATTGGGCCACGGAACACAATCATCAAGAGGTGGTGGAACTTTTAATCAAATATGGTGCTGATGTACACACGCAAAGTAAATTTTGTAAAACTGCATTTGATATTTCAATAGACAATGGAAATGAAGATTTAGCAGAAATACTACAG ATTGCTATGCAGAACCAAATCAACACAAACCCAGAGAGTCCCGACACTGTGACGATACATGCTGCAACACCGCAGTTTATCATTGGACCTGGAGGGGTGGTGAACCTAACAG ATGAAACGGGTGTGTCTGCTGTTCAGTTTGGAAACTCCTCTACATCAGTATTAGCTACGTTAGCTGCCTTAGCTGAAGCATCTGCTCCACTGTCCAATTCTTCCGAAACTCCAG tggcTACGGAGGAAGTAGTTACTGCAGAATCTGTGGATGGTGCAATTCAGCAAGTAGTTAGTTCAGGGGGTCAGCAAGTCATCACAATAGTTACAGATGGAATTCAGCTTGGAAATTTGCACTCCATTCCAACAAGTGGAATAGGTCAGCCCATCATTGTGACCATGCCAGATGGACAACAAG tattAACAGTACCAGCAACGGACATTGCTGAAGAAACTGTTATAAGTGAAGAACCGCCAGCCAAAAGACAATGTATTGAAATAATTGAAAACCGGGTGGAGTCTGCAGAAATAGAA gAGAGAGAAGCTCTTCAGAAACAGCTGGATGAAGCTAATCGAGAAGCACAGAAATACCGACAACAACTTCTAAAGAAAGAACAGGAAGCAGAGGCCTACAGACAGAAATTAGAAGCTATGACGCGTCTTCAGACTAATAAAGAAGCTGTTTAA